The Alteripontixanthobacter sp. genome has a window encoding:
- a CDS encoding DUF2306 domain-containing protein gives MTALPIPYLSDRLNSGPARPAQKRDFQLGPVARTAIGIAGFTMTFLSLFAVARGVLGLTPELPHLKNIAVIIHVASVLPAVPLGAYVLLARKGTPRHRLLGKIWLALMLVTATSAIFIQTSGGLSFIHIFVPITFHAAWKTIATARKGDIAGHKKHLVVTYMTALMIPGIVAFALPGRLMNVMLLW, from the coding sequence ATGACCGCGTTACCTATTCCCTACCTGTCCGACCGGCTGAATTCCGGCCCCGCCCGGCCTGCGCAGAAGAGAGACTTCCAACTGGGACCAGTGGCCAGAACCGCTATCGGAATTGCCGGCTTCACGATGACATTCCTCAGCCTGTTCGCGGTTGCGCGCGGAGTGCTGGGGCTGACGCCCGAACTGCCCCATCTCAAGAATATCGCTGTGATCATCCACGTCGCCAGCGTGCTGCCCGCAGTGCCGCTTGGGGCCTATGTGTTGCTGGCCAGAAAGGGCACGCCGCGCCATCGGCTGCTCGGCAAGATCTGGCTTGCGCTGATGCTGGTCACCGCGACCAGTGCTATTTTCATCCAGACATCCGGCGGGCTGAGTTTCATCCATATTTTCGTGCCGATCACTTTCCACGCGGCATGGAAGACCATCGCCACGGCGCGCAAGGGCGATATTGCCGGGCACAAGAAACACCTCGTTGTCACCTATATGACGGCGCTGATGATTCCCGGCATCGTCGCCTTCGCCCTGCCCGGCCGGTTGATGAACGTGATGCTGCTCTGGTGA
- the katG gene encoding catalase/peroxidase HPI — translation MDAATGSIDSSGCPFGGDGGVRSLLGRTNKDWWPDALQLEILTQNGASPDPMGEDFDYAEAFNTLDYNALKADLTALMTDSQPWWPADYGHYGPFFIRMAWHAAGTYRTGDGRGGSSSGQQRFAPLNSWPDNGNLDKARRLLWPIKQKYGRNISWADLFILTGNVAIESMGGPVFGFGGGRKDVFAPETDVYWGSEEQWVDEGVETRIIPDEGKALENPLAAIQMGLIYVNPEGPGGNPHDPEGMARDMKETFARMAMNDEETVALTAGGHAFGKAHGAKPSDTFGQAPEGEGMHRMGFGWLTDPEEIGKGHITTSGIEGAWTPNPTQWGGDYFRLLFKYEYELVQSPAGANQWQPIDPDPEDMAPDARDPSKKVPTMMTTADMALKRDPDYRKISERFRDDQASLDDAFARAWFKLCHRDMGPKVRYLGPEVPEEDLIWQDPVPEGTMPSDGAVSQFKSKILDSGLSVTQLVKAAWASASTYRKSDHRGGANGARVRLAPQKDWEVNDPQELSKVLSKIDELRGDLSMADAIVLAGTAAVEKAAKDAGHDVSVPFTGGRGDASDEQTDAESFEPLEPFADGFRNYLRTKASVKTEDILVDRASLLGLSIPEMTVLVGGLRVLGANSGNSEHGVFTDRKGQLTNDFFTNLLSMGTIWEVVDESGDEEFVGTCRETGEDKWTATRTDLVFGSNSQLRAVSEVYAENGHEEKFVNDFVSAWTKVMNAGRFDVK, via the coding sequence ATGGACGCAGCAACTGGATCGATCGACTCGAGCGGATGCCCCTTCGGCGGCGATGGCGGGGTTCGCAGCCTGCTGGGCCGCACCAACAAGGATTGGTGGCCCGATGCACTGCAACTGGAAATCCTCACCCAGAACGGGGCCTCCCCCGACCCGATGGGCGAAGATTTCGACTATGCCGAGGCGTTCAACACGCTCGATTACAACGCGCTAAAGGCAGATCTGACCGCACTGATGACCGACAGCCAGCCCTGGTGGCCGGCCGATTACGGACATTACGGCCCGTTCTTCATCCGCATGGCATGGCACGCGGCAGGCACCTATCGCACCGGCGACGGTCGCGGCGGTTCCTCCAGCGGGCAGCAGCGTTTTGCCCCGCTCAACAGCTGGCCCGATAATGGCAATCTCGACAAGGCGCGCCGCCTGCTCTGGCCGATCAAACAGAAATATGGCCGCAACATCAGCTGGGCCGACCTGTTCATCCTGACCGGAAATGTCGCCATCGAATCGATGGGCGGCCCGGTCTTCGGCTTCGGCGGCGGCCGCAAGGACGTGTTCGCTCCGGAAACCGATGTCTATTGGGGCAGCGAGGAACAATGGGTCGATGAAGGCGTGGAAACGCGCATCATTCCCGATGAAGGCAAGGCGCTGGAAAACCCGCTCGCGGCGATCCAGATGGGCCTGATCTACGTCAATCCCGAAGGGCCGGGCGGCAATCCGCACGATCCCGAAGGCATGGCCCGCGACATGAAGGAAACCTTCGCTCGCATGGCCATGAATGACGAGGAAACCGTGGCGCTCACCGCTGGCGGCCATGCTTTCGGCAAGGCGCACGGTGCGAAACCTTCCGACACGTTCGGACAGGCTCCCGAAGGCGAAGGCATGCACCGGATGGGCTTCGGCTGGCTGACCGACCCGGAAGAGATCGGCAAGGGCCACATCACCACTTCCGGTATCGAAGGCGCATGGACGCCCAATCCGACCCAGTGGGGCGGCGATTACTTCCGGCTGTTGTTCAAATATGAATACGAACTGGTCCAGTCGCCCGCCGGTGCCAACCAGTGGCAGCCGATCGATCCCGATCCGGAAGACATGGCGCCCGACGCGCGTGACCCTTCCAAGAAGGTGCCGACCATGATGACCACCGCCGATATGGCGCTGAAGCGTGACCCGGATTATCGCAAGATTTCCGAACGCTTCCGCGACGATCAGGCGTCGCTGGACGACGCTTTCGCCCGCGCATGGTTCAAGCTGTGCCACCGCGATATGGGACCAAAGGTTCGCTATCTCGGCCCCGAAGTGCCCGAAGAAGACCTGATCTGGCAGGATCCCGTGCCCGAAGGCACGATGCCGTCCGACGGCGCAGTTTCGCAGTTCAAATCGAAAATCCTCGATAGCGGGCTGAGCGTAACGCAACTGGTCAAGGCCGCTTGGGCTTCCGCCAGTACCTATCGCAAATCCGACCACCGTGGCGGTGCCAATGGCGCGCGTGTCCGGCTGGCTCCGCAAAAGGATTGGGAAGTCAACGATCCGCAGGAACTGTCGAAGGTCCTGTCCAAGATCGACGAATTGCGCGGCGATCTGAGCATGGCCGATGCGATCGTGCTGGCAGGCACGGCAGCGGTCGAGAAGGCAGCCAAGGATGCCGGCCATGATGTGAGCGTACCGTTCACCGGCGGCCGCGGCGATGCCAGCGACGAACAGACCGATGCGGAAAGCTTCGAGCCGCTCGAGCCGTTTGCCGATGGTTTCCGCAACTATCTGCGCACCAAGGCCAGCGTGAAGACCGAGGATATCCTGGTCGACCGTGCCAGCTTGCTGGGTCTCTCGATCCCCGAGATGACCGTACTGGTCGGCGGATTGCGCGTGCTGGGCGCCAATAGCGGCAATTCGGAGCACGGCGTGTTCACCGATCGCAAGGGCCAGCTGACCAACGACTTCTTCACCAACCTGCTCTCCATGGGCACGATCTGGGAAGTGGTCGATGAAAGTGGCGACGAGGAATTCGTCGGCACCTGCCGCGAAACCGGCGAGGACAAATGGACTGCAACGCGCACCGATCTGGTGTTCGGCTCCAACTCGCAGCTGCGCGCCGTGTCGGAAGTCTATGCCGAGAACGGACACGAAGAGAAGTTCGTGAACGACTTCGTGTCTGCATGGACCAAGGTGATGAATGCCGGACGCTTCGATGTGAAGTAA
- a CDS encoding YetF domain-containing protein has product MNDTNPIWFSDWSRLGEIALTSLLFYLLIVVLTRLSGKRTTSQMNNFDWIITVAVGSLAASGILLKNVPVVDALAAIVVLGICQYAITWTLVRSKRVANIVKAQPTLLTHKGEYLDDAMKYTRVTRAEINAALRENGIAEPAGANWVILETDGTLSVIPKQDVEWSEAKTLRGVMAPEKIG; this is encoded by the coding sequence ATGAACGACACGAACCCGATCTGGTTTTCCGACTGGTCGCGGCTGGGCGAAATCGCCCTGACCTCGTTGCTATTTTATCTGCTGATCGTGGTGCTGACCCGCCTATCGGGCAAGCGGACCACCAGCCAGATGAACAATTTCGACTGGATCATCACCGTGGCGGTGGGCAGCCTCGCGGCCAGCGGTATCCTGCTGAAAAACGTGCCGGTCGTCGATGCGCTGGCGGCGATCGTCGTGCTGGGCATATGCCAATATGCCATCACCTGGACGCTCGTGAGATCGAAACGGGTCGCCAATATTGTGAAAGCGCAGCCGACCTTGCTGACTCACAAAGGCGAATATCTGGACGATGCGATGAAATATACCCGCGTCACCCGGGCCGAAATCAATGCCGCCCTGCGCGAAAACGGCATCGCCGAACCCGCGGGAGCCAATTGGGTGATCCTGGAGACCGATGGCACGCTGTCGGTCATCCCCAAGCAGGATGTCGAATGGAGCGAGGCCAAAACGCTGCGAGGCGTGATGGCGCCCGAAAAGATCGGCTAG
- a CDS encoding NfeD family protein, which yields MDDLFGFDAAWVWAAVGLLLAALEMIVPGVYLIWLAVAALITAILTYTLDLSIAMQVIDFVFLSLIAVFSAKRFLRDKPIISSDPLLNNKGGRLTGEIAVVTDPIEHGSGRVHLGDSEWIARGVDAKRGERVRVTGTDGAILLVEPAALLSDDSKALPET from the coding sequence ATGGACGATCTGTTCGGTTTCGATGCGGCGTGGGTCTGGGCGGCGGTTGGGCTGCTGCTTGCGGCGCTCGAGATGATCGTGCCCGGCGTGTATCTGATCTGGCTGGCGGTGGCGGCGCTGATCACCGCGATCCTGACCTATACGCTCGACCTCAGCATCGCGATGCAGGTCATCGATTTCGTATTCCTCTCGCTGATCGCGGTGTTCAGCGCCAAGCGTTTTCTGCGCGACAAGCCGATCATCTCGTCCGATCCGCTGCTCAATAACAAGGGCGGCCGGTTGACAGGAGAAATTGCAGTCGTAACCGATCCGATCGAACACGGTTCGGGCCGTGTCCATCTGGGCGATAGCGAATGGATCGCCCGCGGGGTCGACGCAAAACGCGGTGAACGGGTGCGCGTGACGGGCACCGATGGCGCGATCCTGCTGGTTGAGCCTGCTGCACTGCTATCGGACGACAGCAAGGCCCTGCCCGAGACTTGA
- a CDS encoding nitronate monooxygenase: MSHYNRSHALMQRGTDFLGSEHAILCGAMSWVSERNLVSAISNAGGFGVIACGAMTPDLLDGEIAATRALTDKPFGVNLITMHPNLFELIEICGKHGVTHVVLAGGIPPKGSVEAIKAFGAKVIVFAPTLALAKKLLRSGGDALVIEGMEAGGHIGPVSTSVLAQEFLPVLAEEHLVFVAGGIGRGEAIAGYLEMGAVGVQLGTRFACATESIAHENFKKAFFRANARDAVASVQVDPRLPVIPVRALKNKGTEEFTAKQREVAGLVDSEGLAMMEAQLQIEHYWAGALRRAVVDGDVENGSLMAGQSVGMVKAEEPVADIVASLMEECEAALGHRPVAA; the protein is encoded by the coding sequence ATGAGCCACTATAACAGAAGCCATGCGCTGATGCAGCGCGGAACCGACTTTCTCGGCAGCGAACATGCAATCCTGTGCGGAGCGATGAGCTGGGTGTCGGAGCGCAATCTTGTCAGCGCGATCAGCAATGCCGGGGGCTTCGGCGTAATTGCCTGCGGGGCGATGACGCCCGATCTGCTCGATGGCGAAATCGCCGCGACAAGGGCGCTGACGGACAAGCCCTTCGGCGTGAACCTGATTACCATGCACCCCAATCTGTTCGAGCTGATCGAGATATGCGGCAAGCACGGGGTCACCCACGTGGTTCTGGCCGGCGGTATCCCGCCCAAGGGCAGCGTAGAGGCTATCAAGGCTTTCGGCGCAAAAGTGATCGTCTTTGCGCCCACGCTGGCATTGGCGAAGAAATTGCTGCGCAGTGGCGGGGATGCGCTGGTGATCGAGGGGATGGAAGCGGGCGGCCATATCGGCCCGGTTTCCACCAGCGTGCTGGCGCAGGAATTCCTGCCGGTCCTGGCCGAGGAACACCTGGTGTTCGTGGCGGGCGGCATCGGACGGGGCGAGGCCATTGCAGGCTATCTGGAGATGGGCGCAGTCGGCGTGCAGCTTGGCACGCGCTTCGCCTGCGCGACCGAGAGCATCGCGCATGAGAACTTCAAAAAGGCGTTCTTCCGCGCCAATGCCCGTGATGCGGTGGCCAGCGTGCAAGTCGATCCGCGGTTGCCGGTGATCCCGGTGCGCGCGCTGAAGAACAAGGGCACCGAGGAATTTACCGCCAAGCAGCGCGAGGTTGCCGGGCTGGTCGATTCCGAAGGGCTGGCGATGATGGAGGCGCAGCTCCAGATCGAACATTACTGGGCTGGCGCGCTGCGCCGCGCGGTCGTGGATGGCGATGTGGAGAACGGATCGCTGATGGCCGGGCAAAGCGTCGGCATGGTCAAGGCGGAAGAGCCGGTGGCCGATATCGTCGCATCGCTGATGGAAGAATGCGAAGCGGCGCTTGGCCACAGGCCGGTTGCCGCTTAA
- a CDS encoding PQQ-dependent dehydrogenase, methanol/ethanol family, protein MARLGVRSIGAAALAIGLTVGLAACDALPTSFTAAGSVDAAALENAQADGANWITYGRNYEEQRFSPLDAVNTENVAGLGLAWHADMDTARGQEATPLVMDGKLYLTTAWSKVRAFDAATGEALWSYDPQVPGETAVKACCDVVNRGLAAWGDTLFLGTLDGRLVALDRDTGAVKWEKVTVDQDKSYTITGAPRVIDGKVLIGNGGAEFGVRGYIGAYDAATGDELWRFYTVPGGDEADEADYLKAAAQTWSGDIIGSDNDIGGGGTVWDAMAYDPELDLLYIGVGNGSPWNRAYRSPGEDGTGEGDNLYLSSIVAIRPETGEYVWHYQTTPGETWDFTATQHIMLADLEIDGEQRQVLMQAPKNGFFYVLDRATGEFLSGEPYVAVNWATGIDPDTGRPIENPETRIDKTGRPALVTPGALGGHNWHPMAFHPGEGLVYIPAFEAAMLYAPQADWKPDRARGFNVGFDLGAGDLPPDEGIRREVAGTISGKLIAWDPVAQEPRWTVEYPGPWNGGLLATAGGLVFQGTAGSEFIAYNAANGDKLWSFPAQTGVVAPPITYEVDGEQYVAVLAGWGGAFALSVDGGIIADKGPVRNISRLLVFKLGADGTLPEEPELAALPLDPPPSRASAATIAAGAKNYARYCAVCHAPGAVGSTLLPDLRRSGALANPVAWLAVVHDGALQDNGMASFSDSLSKEEMQQIREYVIFRANQDKAMENKKVAAR, encoded by the coding sequence ATGGCAAGGCTTGGTGTGCGATCGATCGGCGCAGCCGCACTGGCAATCGGGCTGACCGTGGGGCTGGCGGCATGCGATGCCCTGCCCACATCGTTCACCGCAGCAGGGTCCGTCGATGCGGCCGCGCTGGAGAATGCGCAGGCGGACGGGGCCAACTGGATCACCTATGGCCGCAATTACGAGGAACAGCGTTTCTCCCCATTGGATGCGGTAAACACCGAAAATGTGGCCGGGCTGGGGCTGGCCTGGCATGCGGATATGGACACTGCGCGCGGGCAGGAAGCCACGCCGCTGGTGATGGATGGCAAGCTGTACCTCACCACCGCATGGAGCAAGGTGCGCGCATTCGATGCAGCCACGGGCGAAGCCTTGTGGAGCTACGACCCGCAAGTGCCGGGCGAAACCGCGGTGAAGGCGTGCTGCGACGTGGTCAATCGCGGGCTGGCCGCCTGGGGTGATACGCTGTTTCTCGGCACACTGGACGGTCGGCTGGTGGCGCTGGATCGCGATACAGGGGCGGTGAAGTGGGAGAAGGTGACGGTCGATCAGGACAAATCCTACACCATCACCGGCGCACCGCGCGTGATCGATGGGAAGGTGTTGATCGGCAATGGCGGCGCGGAATTCGGCGTGCGCGGCTATATCGGCGCGTATGATGCGGCCACCGGAGACGAATTGTGGCGGTTTTACACCGTCCCGGGCGGCGATGAGGCGGACGAAGCCGACTATCTGAAGGCAGCGGCGCAAACCTGGTCGGGCGATATTATCGGCAGCGATAACGATATTGGCGGTGGCGGCACCGTGTGGGACGCGATGGCCTACGATCCAGAGCTGGACCTGCTCTATATCGGCGTTGGCAATGGCAGCCCGTGGAACCGCGCCTATCGCAGCCCCGGCGAGGATGGGACCGGAGAAGGGGATAATCTCTACCTTTCCAGTATCGTCGCCATCCGGCCTGAAACCGGCGAATATGTCTGGCACTACCAGACAACGCCGGGCGAAACGTGGGATTTCACCGCCACGCAGCACATCATGCTGGCCGACCTGGAAATAGATGGCGAGCAGCGGCAGGTGTTGATGCAGGCACCCAAGAACGGGTTTTTCTACGTGCTCGACCGGGCGACGGGCGAGTTCCTGTCGGGCGAGCCTTACGTCGCGGTAAACTGGGCGACCGGCATCGACCCCGATACGGGCCGGCCGATCGAAAATCCCGAAACCCGGATCGACAAGACCGGCCGGCCGGCGCTGGTTACGCCGGGTGCACTGGGCGGCCATAATTGGCATCCGATGGCATTCCACCCCGGGGAAGGGCTGGTCTATATTCCCGCATTCGAAGCGGCGATGCTCTATGCGCCGCAAGCCGATTGGAAGCCCGACCGGGCACGCGGGTTCAATGTCGGTTTCGATTTGGGGGCAGGCGATCTGCCCCCCGACGAAGGCATTCGGCGCGAGGTTGCCGGCACCATTTCGGGCAAGCTGATCGCGTGGGACCCGGTCGCGCAGGAACCGCGCTGGACAGTGGAGTATCCCGGCCCGTGGAACGGCGGCCTGCTGGCCACTGCCGGGGGGCTGGTGTTCCAGGGTACGGCGGGCAGCGAATTCATTGCCTATAACGCTGCAAATGGGGACAAATTATGGAGCTTCCCGGCGCAGACCGGGGTGGTCGCACCGCCGATCACTTACGAGGTCGATGGCGAGCAATATGTCGCCGTTCTGGCTGGCTGGGGCGGCGCGTTCGCTCTGTCGGTCGATGGCGGGATCATCGCCGATAAGGGCCCGGTTCGCAACATCTCGCGTCTGCTGGTGTTCAAGCTTGGCGCGGACGGCACCCTGCCGGAAGAGCCCGAGCTGGCGGCATTGCCGCTCGACCCGCCGCCCAGCCGTGCGTCGGCCGCTACGATTGCAGCAGGTGCCAAGAACTATGCCCGCTATTGCGCGGTCTGCCACGCGCCGGGCGCGGTTGGATCGACCTTGCTGCCCGATCTGCGCCGCAGCGGTGCGCTCGCCAACCCGGTCGCCTGGCTGGCAGTGGTTCATGATGGAGCATTGCAGGATAACGGGATGGCCAGCTTCTCGGACTCGCTCAGCAAGGAAGAGATGCAGCAGATCCGCGAATATGTGATCTTCCGGGCCAATCAGGACAAGGCGATGGAAAACAAGAAGGTCGCGGCGCGCTAG
- a CDS encoding dienelactone hydrolase family protein has translation MCDEEKLARWAREGLSRRQFGALGGMAALAACAPNAGGDGTAADTPEGMMTLPAMSERHVSFATADGTMDGFFVEPATNPVPGVILWPDIAGLRESKRDMARRLAGRGYAVLVVNPYYRDVEGEQFASFAEFAANDGFAKVRPWRDKLRSFAVQRDASAIVDWLDAQDSVDTARQIGTQGYCMGGPFTVYTAHAEPERIGAAASFHGGGLVRDDDQSPHRLLAETEAKYLFAIAQDDDAEAPAAKTALRQAAEAAGRPAVVEVFAGDHGWTVPDSPAYTEAAAERAWNALLELYEGAL, from the coding sequence ATGTGCGACGAAGAGAAGCTGGCCCGCTGGGCAAGGGAAGGGCTGAGCCGCCGCCAATTTGGCGCGCTCGGCGGGATGGCGGCGCTGGCTGCCTGTGCGCCCAATGCTGGCGGAGACGGCACCGCTGCCGATACGCCGGAGGGCATGATGACGCTGCCCGCGATGAGCGAGCGGCACGTTTCCTTCGCGACTGCCGACGGGACGATGGACGGCTTCTTCGTCGAGCCTGCAACGAATCCGGTCCCCGGAGTGATCCTGTGGCCGGATATTGCGGGCCTTCGCGAATCCAAGCGCGACATGGCGCGGCGGCTGGCGGGACGCGGCTATGCCGTGCTGGTGGTCAATCCGTATTACCGCGACGTGGAGGGGGAGCAATTTGCCAGCTTCGCCGAATTCGCCGCGAATGACGGGTTTGCCAAGGTCCGCCCGTGGCGTGACAAGCTCAGATCTTTCGCCGTGCAGCGCGATGCCTCCGCCATCGTGGACTGGCTCGATGCTCAGGATTCGGTCGATACCGCCCGGCAAATCGGCACGCAGGGTTACTGCATGGGCGGCCCGTTCACCGTCTATACCGCCCATGCCGAGCCGGAGCGGATCGGTGCGGCGGCCAGCTTCCACGGCGGCGGGCTGGTGCGTGATGACGATCAGAGCCCGCACCGCCTGCTTGCCGAGACCGAGGCGAAGTACCTGTTCGCCATCGCGCAGGATGACGACGCCGAAGCGCCCGCTGCCAAGACCGCCTTGCGCCAAGCCGCCGAGGCTGCCGGGCGCCCCGCGGTGGTGGAGGTGTTCGCTGGCGACCACGGCTGGACCGTGCCGGATTCGCCTGCTTATACCGAGGCTGCTGCCGAGCGGGCTTGGAACGCGCTGCTGGAACTGTATGAGGGCGCGCTCTGA
- a CDS encoding LytTR family DNA-binding domain-containing protein, translated as MSELASAPVRPIRRNFARKLMIDLSIMTVIGVVLAWIGPFGSASAPFALRLISWVGLCYVGYAIYNPVGWFVEYFHRTLHLPKGGLWIGLVLLATIPASVAIWIANFLPNAPVMPSADEALSAYLNVLVIGASITVLFVLIERANGSDAAPPPMSLSQQDDPADTLAAAPRPSFLDRLPAELGSDLIALEMEDHYVRAHTALGSDLVLMRMRDAVGELDGLEGIDGAQVHRSWWVARGAVEDVRREGRNIRLILPSGLEAPVSRSMAPRLKSDGWW; from the coding sequence ATGAGCGAATTGGCATCAGCCCCTGTCCGCCCCATCCGCCGCAATTTTGCGCGCAAATTGATGATCGACCTTTCGATCATGACGGTGATCGGCGTGGTGCTGGCGTGGATCGGCCCCTTCGGCAGCGCCAGCGCACCCTTCGCGCTGCGGCTGATCAGCTGGGTTGGGCTGTGCTATGTCGGCTATGCGATCTACAATCCGGTCGGCTGGTTCGTGGAGTATTTCCACCGCACGCTGCACTTGCCGAAAGGCGGGCTGTGGATCGGTCTGGTCCTGCTGGCGACCATTCCCGCGAGTGTGGCGATCTGGATCGCGAACTTTCTGCCGAACGCCCCCGTCATGCCCTCTGCGGACGAAGCGCTTTCAGCCTATCTCAACGTGCTGGTAATCGGGGCGAGCATTACCGTGCTGTTCGTGCTGATCGAACGAGCCAATGGGAGCGATGCCGCGCCTCCGCCGATGTCTTTGTCTCAGCAGGACGATCCTGCGGATACCTTGGCCGCCGCGCCTAGGCCGTCCTTCCTCGATCGGCTGCCGGCGGAGCTTGGCTCCGATCTGATCGCGCTGGAAATGGAAGATCATTATGTACGCGCACATACTGCGCTGGGCAGCGATCTGGTACTGATGCGGATGCGCGATGCGGTTGGCGAATTGGATGGGTTGGAAGGGATCGACGGGGCGCAGGTGCATCGCAGCTGGTGGGTCGCACGCGGTGCGGTCGAGGATGTGCGCCGCGAGGGGCGCAATATCCGGCTGATCCTGCCCAGCGGTCTGGAGGCGCCCGTATCGCGCAGCATGGCGCCCCGGCTCAAATCGGACGGCTGGTGGTGA
- a CDS encoding SPFH domain-containing protein, protein MAELTILVLIIAVVVILLLTTIRVVKQGFVYTIERLGKYTKPAEPGLHVLVPFIDRVGHKINMMEQVLDIPGQEIITKDNAMVGVDAVVFFQVLDAGKAAYEVSSLNNAILALTTTNLRTVMGSMDLDETLSKRDEINARLLSVVDHATSPWGIKITRVEIKDIRPPLDISEAMARQMKAERLKRAEILEAEGDRASKILRSEGEKQSAILTAEGKREAAFRDAEARERAAEAEAKATQLVSDAIANSGNQAINYFIAQEYTKAVGKFADSPNAKTILFPVEATQLIGSLGGIGELLRDAIGPVEGAVTTGDLRGASGTPLPKSRARASVPRTDSK, encoded by the coding sequence ATGGCTGAACTGACTATCCTGGTACTGATCATCGCGGTGGTGGTGATCCTGCTGCTGACCACGATCCGCGTGGTCAAGCAGGGCTTCGTCTATACGATCGAACGGCTGGGCAAATACACCAAACCGGCCGAGCCGGGCCTGCATGTGCTGGTGCCGTTCATCGACCGCGTCGGCCACAAGATCAACATGATGGAACAGGTGCTGGATATCCCGGGCCAGGAAATCATCACCAAGGATAACGCCATGGTCGGCGTGGATGCGGTGGTGTTTTTCCAGGTGCTGGATGCGGGCAAGGCGGCCTATGAGGTGTCCAGCCTGAACAATGCGATCCTTGCGCTGACCACCACCAATCTGCGCACGGTGATGGGCAGCATGGATCTCGATGAAACGCTGTCGAAGCGGGACGAGATCAATGCGCGGCTGCTATCGGTGGTCGATCATGCAACCTCGCCCTGGGGGATCAAGATCACCCGGGTCGAGATCAAGGATATCCGCCCGCCGCTCGATATTTCCGAAGCGATGGCCCGGCAGATGAAGGCCGAGCGTCTCAAGCGCGCCGAAATTCTCGAGGCGGAGGGTGATCGGGCGAGCAAGATCCTGCGCTCCGAAGGGGAAAAGCAGTCCGCCATCCTGACCGCCGAAGGCAAGCGCGAAGCCGCTTTCCGCGACGCCGAAGCGCGCGAGCGTGCAGCAGAAGCGGAAGCCAAGGCAACCCAGCTGGTGTCCGATGCCATCGCCAATTCGGGCAACCAGGCAATCAACTATTTCATTGCGCAGGAATACACCAAGGCAGTCGGGAAATTCGCCGATAGTCCCAACGCCAAGACCATCCTGTTCCCGGTGGAGGCGACCCAGCTGATCGGTTCGCTCGGCGGGATCGGAGAATTGCTGCGCGATGCCATCGGTCCGGTCGAGGGTGCCGTAACCACCGGCGATCTGCGCGGCGCATCGGGCACCCCGCTTCCCAAAAGCCGCGCCCGCGCCAGCGTACCGCGCACGGATTCGAAATAG
- a CDS encoding complex I NDUFA9 subunit family protein, translated as MAKKDPLDGKLVVLLGGSGFFGHHIAQDLLERGARLRIASRDPAPAFKLKPLANLGQMQLVRCDVTQPGSLEQALAGADAAVFLAGAFEGDLEALMERAPGNAARIAKEQGAKSFAFISAIGVDPESDVPYSRTKARGERNVLAAFPEATIIRPSIIFGSDDNFLNMFGQLIRLFPVLPVFGPDAELQLVNVDDAAAGVVAALADPGKHGGKTYDIAGPQVLTMGQINRKIAQAQGRERAFIDLPDFVSRTFAKATGWLPFAPLSLDQWKLLERGSVADGSNPGIEKLGITPRPLDLFLERWMTPMRRHGRFTDRTEFAQDYRTPEEQARD; from the coding sequence ATGGCGAAGAAAGACCCTCTCGACGGGAAACTGGTGGTGCTGCTGGGCGGCAGCGGGTTTTTCGGCCATCACATTGCGCAGGACCTGCTGGAGCGCGGCGCGAGGCTGCGGATTGCGAGCCGCGATCCGGCTCCGGCGTTCAAGCTCAAGCCGCTCGCCAATCTGGGGCAGATGCAGCTGGTTCGCTGCGACGTGACACAGCCCGGCAGCCTGGAGCAGGCACTGGCAGGCGCGGATGCGGCGGTTTTCCTGGCGGGTGCATTCGAGGGCGACCTGGAAGCATTGATGGAGCGCGCGCCGGGCAATGCGGCGCGGATTGCCAAGGAACAGGGCGCGAAAAGCTTTGCCTTCATCAGCGCAATCGGGGTCGATCCCGAATCCGATGTGCCCTATTCGCGAACCAAGGCGCGCGGCGAGCGGAACGTCCTGGCCGCGTTTCCCGAAGCGACTATCATCCGGCCGTCGATCATATTCGGCTCCGACGATAATTTCCTCAACATGTTCGGCCAGCTGATCCGTCTGTTCCCCGTGCTGCCGGTGTTCGGGCCCGATGCCGAGCTGCAGCTGGTCAATGTGGACGATGCCGCTGCTGGTGTGGTTGCCGCTTTGGCCGATCCGGGCAAGCATGGTGGGAAAACCTACGACATTGCCGGGCCGCAAGTGCTGACGATGGGGCAGATCAACCGCAAGATCGCGCAGGCGCAAGGCCGCGAGCGGGCGTTTATCGATCTGCCGGACTTCGTCAGTCGCACCTTCGCCAAGGCGACCGGCTGGCTGCCATTCGCGCCGCTGAGCCTGGATCAGTGGAAGCTGCTGGAACGCGGCAGCGTTGCCGATGGCAGCAATCCCGGTATCGAGAAGCTTGGCATCACCCCTCGCCCGCTCGACCTGTTCCTGGAACGCTGGATGACCCCGATGCGCCGCCATGGCCGGTTCACCGACCGTACGGAGTTCGCGCAGGATTATCGCACGCCCGAGGAACAGGCGCGCGACTAA